TCCAGGTCGAACAGGCCCTTCTGCATCCGCTGGGCCGCCTTGGCGGCCTTCTGGATGTCGAGCTCCTGGGCGGCCTTCTCGACGAGAGCGACGATGTCGCCCATGCCGAGGATGCGGCCGGCGATCCGCTTCGGGTCGAAGTCCTCGAGGGCGTCGGCCTTCTCGCCGACGCCGATGAGCTTGATCGGCTTGCCGGTGACGGCGCGCATGGAGAGCGCCGCGCCGCCGCGGCCGTCGCCGTCCATGCGGGTCAGAACGATGCCGGTGATGCCGACGCGCTCGTCGAAGGATTTCGCCAGGTTGACGGCGTCCTGGCCGGTCAGTGCGTCGGCGACGAGCAGGATCTCGTGCGGCTTCGCCACCCGCTTGATCTCGGCCATCTCGAGCATGAGCTGCTCGTCGATGTGGATGCGGCCGGCGGTGTCGAGGATCACCACGTCGTAGCCGCCGAGGCGGCCGGCCGTCATGGCCCGGTTGGCGATCTGGGTCGGGGTCTCGCCGGCGACGATCGGCAGGGTGTCGACCCCGTTCTGCTCGCCGAGGACGCGGAGCTGCTCCTGGGCGGCGGGACGGCGGGTGTCGAGGGAGGCGAGGAGGACCTTGCGGCGGGCCCTCTGGACCAGCCGGAGGCCGATCTTGGCGGTGGTAGTCGTCTTGCCCGAGCCCTGCAGGCCGACCATCATGATCGCTACCGGCGCGGGCGCGTTCAGGTCGATCGGGTCCGCGTCGTGGCCGAGCATCTCGACCAGGGTGTCGTGGACGATCTTGATGACCTGCTGGCCGGGGGTGACGGAGCGGATCACCTCGTGGCCGACCGCGCGGGCGCGCACCTTGTCGGTGAAGGACTTCACCACGTCGAGGGCGACGTCGGCCTCCAGCAGGGCGCGGCGCACCTCGCGCATGGCGGCGCCGACGTCCTCCTCGGTCAGCGCGCCGCGGCGGGTCAGCTTGTCCAATATGCCGGACAGGCGTTCCGAAAGGCTCTCGAACATCCGCGTTCCGTCTCTCTGGCTCGATCCGAAGGGCACCCTCGAGCGATGGGCGGACCCTTCAGATGGGCTCCCGTCCGGCCCCTGTCGAGCGATGCGCCCAAACGGTTTCGCGCCCGCGGGCGCAACGCGCTGGCGGGCGTGGACCTCCGGGATCACGGTCCCGGTCGGCGGATCATCGTCGACGGTGTCGGCGAGAGGTGCGGGTTTCTAGGCGGGATCGGGCCGCGGGTCAAGCTTTTCGGCGCTGGCGGCCGGTCAGCGGACCTGGAAGACCTCGTCGACGGGCACCTGCAGGGCGGTGACGAGCCGGTTCGTCTCGGCCGCCATGCCGATCACGGCGTGAAGCTCCATCAGCTCGGCCTCGGTCACGCCCTTGGCGCGCGCGGCGGCGGTATGGGAGTGAATGCAGTACTCGCAGCCGTGTGCCACCGAGACCGCGATGTAGATCAGCTCCTTGACCTTGGGGTCGAGGACGCCGGGGCCCATCACCTCCTTGAGCGATTCCCAGGTGCGCCGCAGGGTCTTCGGGTCATGCGCGAGGGCGCGCCAGAAGTTGTTGACGAAGTCGGACCGGCGGGTCGCCCGGATGTCGTCGAGGACGGCGCGGGACTCCGGCGGCATCTCGTCGTCGGCGAGGAGGCGGACGGTCGGCATGGCGGCACCGGTCAGCGCGAGAGGGTAACGGACTGGCGTTCCGCGGTCTGGCCGCTGAAGCGCTCGGCGCCGGCGCCGTAGAGGGTCGCCACCGTGGAGCCGTCGGCGCCCTTGAGCGACACCTGCTTGCCGGACAGGTCCCAGGCGGAAATCTTCTGCAGCTGCGGGGTGTTGCAGCCGCGGGTGGTGGCACGGTAGCCGCCCGACCAGGTGGTCAGCGTCATGAAGAGCTGGCAGTTGTCGCCCCCGGAGGCGATCTTCCACCCGCCGAGCAGGTCGGTACGGCCGACCGCGACAGCGCGCTCGGCGCTGGCCTCGGCCGAGGCGGGCGCCGGGGCCGCCAGGGCCGGGGGCACGCCCGCGACGGCGTCGCCGGGCGGGGGCACGGGGGCGCCGGCGGCCGGTTGCTCGCCGGGGACGGGCGGCAGGGGCTGCAGGTCGCCCTGGGTCACGACGGGCTTGGTGGGGGCGGCGGGCAGGGGTTCGTAGCGGGCCTGCGGCTGCGCGCCGCCGAAGTCGCCCAGGCCCACGCGGCCGCAGCCGGCGAGGAGGCCGACGCCGACCAGCGAGAGGGTGAACCCGACGAATCGCATCATGAAGTCCGCTCCGCAGCCGAAAATCCGGCACTCCCTTACAACAACGCCGGGGCGCGCGCACGGGCCCGATAACGGGGAGGTGACCGGAAGGGCCGCCTTCTGGGCCCGGTTCGTGGCGTTTTTCCGGTCCTGTGGCCAAATCGGCGGCACCGGCTGGCGCCAGAGCCGGCTCGCCGGTGTCATGATCCTGCCCTATATTGCAGTGCAGCATGGTCTTGCGCGCGTCGCGGGCCGGGACCTGACCCCGGCCCCCGGGGGCGCAAGACGGCGCCGCCGCGTCCGCGACCTGACCGCGGGCGGGACGGTGCGACCCACACGCGACAACCACGACCGCCGGTCCGGCCCGAAGCCTCGCGGGTCCGCCGGAGGGAAGAGGAGTCCCCATCATGAAGACCAAGACCGAAGGCTCGGTCCGCAAGCTCTGGGTCGCCGACCTGGAGGCGTTCCGTGCCCACCTCCTGCGCCTCGATCCCCACAGCCGCCACGCGCGGTTCGGGATGGGCGCATCGGACGATTTCGTCCGCCGATATGCGGAGACGAGCTTCTCGCTCGACACCATCATCCACGGCCAGTTTGACGGCGATCGCATCGTCGGAGCCGGCGAACTGCGCCTGCTCGGCCGCAGCCGGACGGAGGCGGAAGCCGCCTTCAGCGTCGAGCGGGACCGGCAGGCGCGCGGGGTCGGCTCGCTCCTGATGGAGCGGACGCTGCTGACCGCGCAAAACCGCGGGATCCGCTGCGTCTACATGAACTGCCTCGCCTCCAACCGGCAGATGCAGCGGCTCGCCCGCCGCTACGGCGCCCACCTCGAATTCGAGCCGGGGGACGTGGTCGGCCTCGTGCTGCCGCACCAGCGGACGCCGGTGTCGGTCATCAAGGAGGCGGTCTCGGACAGCTACGGCTGGGCCACCGCGATCGTCGACCTGCAGGGCCGGATGATCCGGACGGCGTGACATAAAAGCGGCACTCGCGGTTCCCCGCGGGTGCCGCCTCCATCGGGCGGCGGACGGTAAGGCTTCGTTAACCGCTCGGCCAAGATTCTGGGCCGGCACGGTTTTCGGCATTCGGCCAGGCGGCCGCCGGCCCCTCGGGGCTCCGGCGGTCGGCCACGAGGAGGCCCGGTTCGATGGACGGTACGGAACTGCGGACGATCAGGGCCTACGAGCTGGAAGCCTATCTGGAACACATGATGCGGCTCGACGGCGCCGCCCGCGCGCAGCGCTTCGCGGCCGGCGTCGACGACAATTTCGTGCTCGCGCACTGCCTGGAGATGGTCGTCTCGCGCACCGTCCTGATCGGCGCCTGGGTGGACGGGGTGCTGCGCGGCGCCGCGGAGATCGACGTCGATCATGACGGCCGGGTCGCCGAACTGTCCGTGTCGCTCGAGAAGGGCTGGCGCGGGCGTGGTCTCGGCCGCGGCCTGCTGAGCGCCGCCGTCCAGGAGGCGCGCCGCCGGTCGATCCTGCGGATCCGGCTCGACATCCCGTCCGGGGACGCCGCCCTTCTCCGCATCGCGGCGACCGCCGGCTTCGTGGCCGAAGGCGGCGGCGCCACCGTGACGCACCGCCTGGACCTCGATCCGGCCGCGCTGGCGCGGTCGGAGCCGGCCCCCGCGCCCGGGCGCTGGAATCCGTTCCGGGCCTTCGCGCGGCGCGCCTGAACGGCGGTGCCTCAGGGTCCCGCCGAGAGGCTCCTGTAGAGGTCGTCCTGCGGGGTGTAGCCGAGCAGGCGGCGCGTGGCGCCGAGATCCCAGACCATGCCGGCATTGTCCGACATGGCGTTGACGACGATGCCCGGCGCCGGCCAGGCGCCCGCCTCGGCCCGGAGCGCCTTCTCGACGACCTGCAGGAAGTCGCGGTTCGACAGCCACATGCCGCGGAACCAGGCGAGGTCGCGCTGCGCCTCGGGGTAGTCCGGCGCGGGCGACTGGTCGGCGGGCAGTCCGGTCGCGCTGATCGTCTCGGGGCGGTTCTCGCCGGGCTGGCACCAGCCGATGCGCAGGCTGACGGCGGTCAGCCGGCCGCCCGAGACCGCCGCGGCCGAGGTCAGCAGGCGCTCGCCCATGAGCTTGGAGACCGCATAGGCCGTGCCCTGGCGGGTGCGCGTGCCGTCGAACCAGGTGGTGCCCGGCCCCGGCTCCAGGTCCGTGGTGAGCCGGCCGGGGCCGATGCGGTCGGCGCGCGGCGGGTCCTTGTACTGGCCCATCACGTGGTTGGAGGTGGCGAAGACGAAGCGCTTCACGGGCCCGGCGAGCGCCGCGGCGACGAGGTTGGCGGTCATGTCGTAGGAGACGACGGACTCCTCCCAGGAGGCGTCCGGCGAGGGGTTGGCGGCGGCGAAATGGACGAGCGCATCGACGTCCGCGACCGCCCTACGCCAGCCGGGGTCTTCGGCGTCGGCGAGGTCCGCGACGCGGTAGGAGACCCGGGGATCGCCGTGGCCGGCCTCGCCCTCGGCCACGTCGACGCCGACCACCCGCTCGCACCAGCCGGTGCCGAGGAGGTGGGCGATCAGCTTCTGTCCGAGGTTCCCCGCCGCCCCGGTCACCAGAACCGACTTGACGCCGCTCATCGGGCCGCCTCCCCGGAGCCGGCCCCGCGCGAGCGGCCGTGATACGCCGCGTTCGGGCGCATGTCGGTCGCGATGGCGACCCGGTTCGACATGTTGAAGAAGCCCACCACGGCGGCGATGTCCCAGAGGTCGCGGTCCGAGAAACCGGCGGCGCGCAGGGCCTCTCGGTCGGCCTCGATGACGGCCTGCGGCGTCTCGGTCAGCTTCCAGGCGAAGTCCAGCATGGCGACGTGGCGCGGGGCGAGCCGCGCGGCGCGGTAGTTCATCACCATGAGTTCGCCGAGCACCGGGTCGCCCGAGAGCTGGCGGACCGCCTGGCCATGGGCGGTCAGGCAGTAGTAGCAGCGGTTCACGCTCGAGACGACGACCGCGATCATCTCGCGTTCGAGCTTGGAGAGGCCGGAGGGCGCCAGCATCAGGTCGTTGTACATGGCTGCGAAGGCCTTGAGCTTGGCGAGGTCGTGCGCGTAGGCGACCAGCACGTTGGGAACGAAGCCGATCTTCTCCATGCACTTCTCGAAGTAGGCCCGGATCTCGTCGTCCAGGTCCGCCGGATCGAGTGCCAATGCGATCGGCCGCTCCGGGCGTCCCTCGGCGTCGACCGCCTGATCGGACGGAGCGAGCCCCGCCTGCCTGTCCTGCTTCGCCATTGTGGCGCTCCTCCTCCACCCGTCGTCGAGCGAGGGAGGAGACGGCGAAGCGGGCCGACTTGCAAGGGGGCTCGCCGGGCCGGCGCGCGGTGCTCGCGTTCCTTTCCTTCGGGGATGTGCGACAACAAGAGGCAGCGCGACTCGATGCCAAGTCGAGCGGAGGCGGAGGGGACGGCCATGCGACAGGCACGCGAGGAGCGGAAGGCGGAGCGGCTCGAGGATCTCTTCGCGAGGCTCGGCGCGGAGACGGACTTGCGCCGCTTTGCGGAGGCGCTGCTCTCGCGGGCGCCCGCCGAGGACCTCGCGCCCTACGCGCCGGGCGATCTCGCGGCGGTGGTCGGCGAGGCCTGGGAGCGGCTGCAGACCCGGCGGCTCGGCCGGCCGCGCGTCCACGTCGCGGACGCGCCGGCCGGGGAGGGCGCGCTCGAGAGTGTGACCATCGTCGAAGTCCTCAACGACAACATGCCCTTCCTGGTCGACTCCGTGATGGGCGAGCTGACCGAGTCCGGGCTCACGGTGCGGCTCGTGCTGCACCCCATCCTGACGGTCCGCCGCGACGCGTCCGGCACCCTCCTGGCGCTGGCCGGGACGGGACCGGCCCATGACGGCGAGAGCCGGGAAAGCCTCATCCACATCCATGTCGGCCGGATCGCCGCGGAGGGCGAGCGCGCCGGCCTCGCCCGGCGGCTGGAGGCGACGCTCGCGGACGTGCGGGCGGCCGTCGCCGATTGGCGAAGCATGATCGCGCGGATCGACCGCCTGATCGCCGATTTCCGGACGAACCCGCCGCCGCTGCCGCTCGACGAGGCCGACGAGGCCGTGCAGTTCCTGCAATGGCTTCGGGACGACAACTTCACGTTCCTCGGCCTGCGCGAGTATGTGTACCGGGATGCGGAGGGCGGCCGGCTCGAGCGCGGCGGCGAGCCCGGCCTCGGCATCCTGCGCAATCCGGAGCTTCGGGTGCTGCGGCGCGGCTCGGAGGCGGTCAACGACTCCGCCGAGATGAAGGACTTCCTGAAGTCCACCCGGGCGCTGGTCGTGACCAAGGCCAACATCCGCTCGCGCGTGCACCGGCGGGTCCACACCGACCACGTCGGCGTCAAGCTCTACGATGCCGAGGGGCGGCTCTCCGGCGAGCTCCGCATCATCGGCCTGTTCACCTCGACGGCCTACACGCGCTCCACGCGGACCATTCCATACGTGCGCCAGAAGGTCGACCGCACGGTCGCGCAGGCCGGGTTCGACCCGACGAGCCATTCCGGCAAGGCGCTGCTGAACGTGCTGGAGAGCTATCCCCGCGACGAGCTGTTCCAGATCGACGACCGCACCCTCTACGATTTCGCCCTTCAGATCCTGGCGCTCGACGAGCATCCGCGAGTGCGCGTGCTGGCCCGGCGCGACACCTTCGACCGGTTCGTCTCGGTGCTCGTCTACGTGCCGCGCGACCGCTACTCCACCGAGGTGCGCATCCGCATCGGCGAGCATCTGGAGAAGGCCTTCTCGGGACGGGTCGCGGCCTGGCAGCCGGCCTTCCCGGAGGGCTCGCTGGCGCGCGTGCACTTCATCGTCGGCCGCTACGCCGGGCGCACGCCGTCGGTCACCCAGGACGAGCTCGAGACGGCCGTCACCGGCATCGTGCGGACGTGGACGGACGCCCTGCAGTCGGCGATCGGGGCGACGCCGGGCGGCGGCGAGGAGCTCTTCCCGCGCTACCGGGGGGCCTTCGGGGCCGCGTACCGGGAGGCCTACCCGGCCGCGACCGCGCTCGCCGACATCCGTATCCTGGAGCGCCTGCAGGACGGGCGGCGGATCGCCATCGACGTCTTCCGGCGCTCCGGCGACCCTGCGGAGCGGGCGGCGCTCAAGCTTTACAGCCTCGGCGAGCCGGTGCCGTTGTCCGACCGGGTGCCGGTCCTGGAAAACATGGGGCTGCGCGTCATCGACGAGCGCACCTACCGGATCGCGCCTGAGGGCCGGCCGGAGGTGCACCTGCACGACATGACGCTGGAGCGGGCCGGCGGCGGCGAGGTGCCGCTGGCGGACGGGGCCGACCGGCGCCTCGAGGCGTTGTTCATGGCCGTCTGGTACGGGGCGGTCGAGAACGACGGCTTCAACGCGCTCGGCCTCTCGGCCGGGCTCGGCTTCCGCGACATCGCCCTCATCCGCGCCTACGCGCGCTACCTGCGCCAGATCGGCATCCCGTATGCGCTCGACTACATGGCGGGCGCGCTCGTCCGGGAGCCGACCACGGCGGCGCGGCTTTCGGCTCTGTTCGAGGCGCGCTTCGACCCGCATGCGGGCGGCGACCGGGCGGCCCGGGAGGCGGCGATCGCGGCCGAGATCGAGACGGCCCTCGACGCCGTGTCGAGCCTCGACGACGACACCATCATCCGCCGGCTGCTGAACGCCATCCGGTCCACCCTGCGCACCAATGCGTTCCGGATCGCGCCGGACGGCCGCCCGCCCGAGACCTTCGCGCTGAAGCTCGACAGCCGTGCCGTCACGGCGATGCCGGACCCGAAGCCCTTCCGCGAGATCTGGGTCTACGGGCCCCGGGTCGAGGGCATCCACATGCGCTTCGGCAAGGTGGCGCGTGGGGGCCTGCGCTGGTCCGACCGGCCGCAGGACTTCCGCACCGAGGTGCTCGGGCTCGTGAAGGCACAGCAGGTCAAGAACGCCGTCATCGTGCCGGCCGGCGCCAAGGGGGGCTTCGTGCCGAAGCGGCTGAAGCCGCACATGGCGCGGGACGCCTGGCTGGCGGAGGGGACGGAGGCCTACCGGGTGTTCGTCTCGACGCTTTTGTCGGTGACCGACAACCTGTCGCCCGCCGGCGAGGTCCTGCCGCCCGACCTGGTGGTCCGCCACGAGGGGGACGACCCCTACCTGGTGGTGGCGGCCGACAAGGGCACGGCGACCTTCTCGGACACCGCCAACGCGATCGCGCTCGAGCAGGGCTTCTGGCTCGGCGACGCCTTCGCGTCCGGCGGATCGGCGGGCTACGACCACAAGAAGATGGCGATCACGGCGCGCGGCGCCTTCGAGGCGGTCAAGCGGCACTTCCGGGAGATGGACCGGAACATCCTCGCCGAGCCCTTCACGGTGGCGGGGGTCGGCGACATGTCGGGCGACGTGTTCGGCAACGGCATGCTGCTCGCGCGGACCACCCGCCTCGTGGCGGCGTTCGACCACCGGGACATCTTCATCGACCCGGATCCCGATCCGGAGACGAGCTGGGCGGAGCGCAAGCGGCTGTTCGACCTGCCGCGTTCGAGCTGGGCGGACTACGACCCGGCCAAGCTCTCGCGCGGCGGCGGGGTGCATTCGCGCAGCCTGAAGGCCATCGAGCTCTCCGCGGAGGCGCGGGCGCTGCTCGGCCTCGCCGAGGAGCGGCCGACCCCGCAGGCGGTCATGCGCGCCATTCTGAAGCTCGACGTCGACCTGCTCTGGTTCGGCGGCATCGGCACCTACGTGCGGGCCGCGTCCGAAACCGACGCGGCGGTCGGCGACCGCGCGAACGACCCGATCCGGGTCACGGCCGAGGAGCTGCGCGCCAAGGTGATCGGCGAGGGGGCCAACCTCGGCGTCACGCAGGCGGGCCGGATCGCCTATGCGCGGCGCGGCGGGCGTTGCAATTCGGACGCCATCGACAACTCGGGCGGCGTCAACTCCTCCGACCAGGAGGTCAACATCAAGATCGCGCTCGGCCAGGCGGTCCGCTCGGGCCGGCTCGACCTGCCGGACCGCAACGCGCTGCTCGCCGCCATGACGGACGAGGTGGCCGGGCTGGTGCTCGCCAACAACGAGAGCCAGACGCTCTCGATCAGCCTCACGGCCCGGCGCGGCCTGGAGGACTTCGGCTACCAGCGCCGGCTCATGCAGTCGCTCGAGAAGGCCGGGCAGCTCAACCGCGCCGTGGAGGGACTGCCGGACGACGCCGAACTCGCCCGGCGCGAGAAGGCGCGGGAGCCGCTCACCCGGCCGGAGATCGGCGTCCTCCTCGCCTACGCGAAGATGACCCTCAAGGAGGCGCTGATCGAGAGCGGCGTGCCGGACGACGGCTTCCTGGCCTCCGAACTGGCGGCCTACTTCCCGAGCCGGATGCGGGCCGACTTCGCCGACGAGATCCGGGCGCACCGGCTCCGGCGCGAGATCGTCACCACGCGGCTCGCCAATGCGATGATCGATCAGGGCGGGGCGACGCTGGTGACGCGGATCTCCGACCAGACCGGCGCCGACGCGCCGGCCGTGGCGCGCGCGTTCCTGGCGGCCCGGGTCGCCTTCGCGCTCGACGGGCTCGACCAGGCGGTCGGGCTCCTCGACAACCGCGTCCGCGGCGCCCTGCAGCTCGATCTCTACGGGGCCGCGCAGGACCTCCTGCTCGGCGCCATGGTCTGGTTCCTGCGCAACGTCGACCTCGGGGCCGGCGTCGGCGCCGTCGCCGAACGGTTCCGGCCAGGGATCGAGGCCCTCGCGCCGCAACTGCCCGCCCTGCTGCCGAAGCCGCTGGCGGAGACGGCGCGGCGGCGCAGCGACGCGCTGGCCGGGGAGGGCGTGCCGGAGGACCTCGCCCGCCGGGTCGGCCACCTCGCGGCCGAGGCCGCCATCCCGGACATCGTGCTGGTCTCCGAGCGGGCCCGGATCGGCCTGGAGCCGGCCGCGGCGGCCTATTTCGGGGTGGCCGGGCGGTTCCGGATCGGCCGGCTCCTGGAGCAGTCGCGGGCGATCCCGATCGTCGACTACTACGAGGCGCTCGCCCTGGACCGCGCCCGCGGGCAGCTCGCCGACGCGCACCGGTCGATCGCCGTGATGGCCATGGGGGACGGGCAGGGCCTCGACGGCTGGCTCGCGCACCGGACGGCAGAGGTGGAGCGGACGCTCGCGGCCGTGGAGGAGATCACGGGGGCGGAAACGCCGACCGTCTCCCGCTTCGCGGTCGCCGCAGGCCTCGTCGCAGACCTGGCGAAAGCGTGATCAGGCCGCCGGCACCCAGCGGGAGGGCGGCCCGGAACGGGCGGGCGCCCGAGAGGCTCCGGCCCGGAGCGTGTTCCGGGCCGGAGATCGGATTGGCCGGTCGTCAGGCGGCGAGGCCGCGGGCCGCGCGGGTCGCCATCAGGCGGGCGAGCGGGCTTTCGGGCCTGGCGGCGAGCCGTTCGGCGGCAAGCGCCGCGGCGAGGTCGGAGCGTCCCGAGCGGATCGCGGCCTCGACGAGGGTCTGGTCGAGCACGTCGCGCTGCGCGTGGCTGCCGCCGAACCGGTAGGCGATGTTGCGGACCGGGCGCATCAGGGCGATCGTCTCGGCATAGTCCCCCTCCGCGAAGGCCTTGACGGCCCTGGTCACCGGGCTGCCGACCTCGCGGGTGAAGAGGGCGTTGTCGTCGACCCGGCGGACGGCCCGGTCCTGGGCTTCCAGGACCCGCTCGGCGAGGTCGACCCGGCCCGCAGCCATGAAGGCCATCATGGCGTGGACGTCGTTGAAGGCGTAGTTGCCGGCGTCTGCGAGGGGCGACCAGTCGTCCGCCAATGCGTTCCAGCGGTCGCCGACGTCGTGGCCGGCCAGGGTGAGGCGCCAGAGCAGCGCGGAGGCGTCGATCATCGTCATGGCGAGCGCCGTCCGGTCGCCCCGGATCGGGCCGTTGTAGAGGGCGAGAACCTCGCCGATGTCGCCGAGTTCCAGGTGGTAGAGGGCGAGGTGCCACCAGTTGTGGATCGCCAGGAAGCTGTCCTTCGACCAGGCCTCGGTGTCCCGGCGCATCCAGCCGATCCCCTCCTGCTGGCGGCCTTGCATCTCCAGCACGTGTGCGACCGCGTGCTGGCCCCAGCCGTCGCGCGGCTCCAGCTCGACGCTCCGGCGGCCGGCGCGTTCGGCCTCGGCGTACTGGCCCATCTCCTCCAGACCGAAGGCCTGCATCGAGAGCATGGCGTGGTAGCCGGGCCGGTCCTCCGACCAGGCCGGCAGGGCCCGGGCGATGCGGTCGCGCAGCATGCGTGCCGAGCCGGTGAAATAGTCGAGCTGATGGCCGACCTGCAGGGCCAGGAGGTCGTGCGGGTTCTCGATGGCGATGTCCTCCAGCACCCGCGAGGCGGCGCCGAGCCGTCCATTGGCGTAGTGGCCGGCGGCCAGGACATGGGCGCGCTCGCGCTCGGTCATCGGTACCTTCAGGGCGCGGGACAGCGAGGCGCGCGCCTCGGGGACCCCAGCCGGCTCCGTGCCGAGCAGCATCAGGTAGGCGCGCAGCACATGCGCCATCACGAAGTCGGGGTCCTCGGCGAGGGCCGCGTCGACGCTGGCCACCGGATCGCCGGCAAAGAGTCGCAGTTCGCCGAGTGCCTTGCAGTAGTGGCCGAAGCCGGTGTCGCCGGCACCCGTGAGCTGCATGCCGGACTTTTCTTGCCGTACCATTCCATTTCTCCTCGTCTGCAGGCCGGGTCCGCCCGGCCGGATGACGCGACTTAGCCGGAGCGGCGCGCAGCGCTCTGTTCCGCGCGGAACAGTCCGTAAGGGCAGGGCTCGCGAAACGGTCGCCTCGCGGCGCCGCTCCGTGCTAAGGGATCGGGCGGTGGATGGGAGTTCTTGCGAACCCGGGCAGGTCCGGGCCGGGTCGGTGTCGTTCGCTCATGCGCATTCGCTCGAAAGTGGCTCTCGTCGGCGGCATCCCCATCGCCATCGCGGCGATGATCGCGGTCGTGGCGTGGCTGCTGCTGGACCAGGCCGAGACGGCGCGCCGCAGCGCGGTGCTGGCGAGCGCGGCGACACGCGACCTCGCCGAGGTGGCGCTCGCCCGCGACGACTACATCCGCGTCCAGGCGAAGGACCGGGAGAGCCGCGCGGGCCGGTTCACGATCTTCGTCGAGCGTGCCCGGGGCCGGCTGGAGGCTCTCGCGGAGCCGGCGCGGGCGGCGAACCGCTCGGAGGCGGTCGACGAGGCCAAGCGGGCGCTCGACGCCTACGGGCGCGAGATGGACGAGCTCAGGGCCGTCACCCAGCGCAACGACCATCTGGTTCAGGAGATGAATGCGCGCGCCGCGGCGCTGATCTCGCTGACCGACACGGCGCGGGCGCGCCAGCACGCCTCCAATGCCGACATCGTGACTTCGATCACCGAGGGCGACCGCCGGCTCCGGATGGCGCGCGACATCGTCGACCTTGCCCAGGAGCTGCGCGCTGCCACGCTGGAGAGCCGGCTCGAGACGGTACCGGGGCCGGCCGGCCCGATCGCCACCGGCCGGGCCAGGACGGCGCTGGCGGACCTGACGGAGCTCCTGCGCAACGCGGACCGCGCCGAGGAGGCGGCGGAGCTCGCCGGCCTGGCGGCACGGGCCTCCGCGGAGGAGAGTGGGGTTCCGGCGCTGACCGAGTGGGTGGAGCGGCTCATCAAGGTCACGTCGACCGACCAGCGCGCCATGCACGAGGAGATCTCGCAGCTCCTCACCTATTCGGTGCAGGCGGCGGAGACCGAGCAGGCGACGCAGAACATCGCGATCACGACGCTGAAGCTCGGCCGGCGCACCGTGGAGGCGCTGGCGACGCGGGACGTGGAGACCGTCTCGGCGATCCTCGCGGAGAGCGGCGAGCTCGCCTCCACGGTGGCGGCGCTGCCGATCTCGCCCCTGATCCAGACCGAGATGATCGAAGCGATCGACCAGTGGCGCCAGCGGCTC
This sequence is a window from Prosthecomicrobium sp. N25. Protein-coding genes within it:
- a CDS encoding NAD-glutamate dehydrogenase translates to MRQAREERKAERLEDLFARLGAETDLRRFAEALLSRAPAEDLAPYAPGDLAAVVGEAWERLQTRRLGRPRVHVADAPAGEGALESVTIVEVLNDNMPFLVDSVMGELTESGLTVRLVLHPILTVRRDASGTLLALAGTGPAHDGESRESLIHIHVGRIAAEGERAGLARRLEATLADVRAAVADWRSMIARIDRLIADFRTNPPPLPLDEADEAVQFLQWLRDDNFTFLGLREYVYRDAEGGRLERGGEPGLGILRNPELRVLRRGSEAVNDSAEMKDFLKSTRALVVTKANIRSRVHRRVHTDHVGVKLYDAEGRLSGELRIIGLFTSTAYTRSTRTIPYVRQKVDRTVAQAGFDPTSHSGKALLNVLESYPRDELFQIDDRTLYDFALQILALDEHPRVRVLARRDTFDRFVSVLVYVPRDRYSTEVRIRIGEHLEKAFSGRVAAWQPAFPEGSLARVHFIVGRYAGRTPSVTQDELETAVTGIVRTWTDALQSAIGATPGGGEELFPRYRGAFGAAYREAYPAATALADIRILERLQDGRRIAIDVFRRSGDPAERAALKLYSLGEPVPLSDRVPVLENMGLRVIDERTYRIAPEGRPEVHLHDMTLERAGGGEVPLADGADRRLEALFMAVWYGAVENDGFNALGLSAGLGFRDIALIRAYARYLRQIGIPYALDYMAGALVREPTTAARLSALFEARFDPHAGGDRAAREAAIAAEIETALDAVSSLDDDTIIRRLLNAIRSTLRTNAFRIAPDGRPPETFALKLDSRAVTAMPDPKPFREIWVYGPRVEGIHMRFGKVARGGLRWSDRPQDFRTEVLGLVKAQQVKNAVIVPAGAKGGFVPKRLKPHMARDAWLAEGTEAYRVFVSTLLSVTDNLSPAGEVLPPDLVVRHEGDDPYLVVAADKGTATFSDTANAIALEQGFWLGDAFASGGSAGYDHKKMAITARGAFEAVKRHFREMDRNILAEPFTVAGVGDMSGDVFGNGMLLARTTRLVAAFDHRDIFIDPDPDPETSWAERKRLFDLPRSSWADYDPAKLSRGGGVHSRSLKAIELSAEARALLGLAEERPTPQAVMRAILKLDVDLLWFGGIGTYVRAASETDAAVGDRANDPIRVTAEELRAKVIGEGANLGVTQAGRIAYARRGGRCNSDAIDNSGGVNSSDQEVNIKIALGQAVRSGRLDLPDRNALLAAMTDEVAGLVLANNESQTLSISLTARRGLEDFGYQRRLMQSLEKAGQLNRAVEGLPDDAELARREKAREPLTRPEIGVLLAYAKMTLKEALIESGVPDDGFLASELAAYFPSRMRADFADEIRAHRLRREIVTTRLANAMIDQGGATLVTRISDQTGADAPAVARAFLAARVAFALDGLDQAVGLLDNRVRGALQLDLYGAAQDLLLGAMVWFLRNVDLGAGVGAVAERFRPGIEALAPQLPALLPKPLAETARRRSDALAGEGVPEDLARRVGHLAAEAAIPDIVLVSERARIGLEPAAAAYFGVAGRFRIGRLLEQSRAIPIVDYYEALALDRARGQLADAHRSIAVMAMGDGQGLDGWLAHRTAEVERTLAAVEEITGAETPTVSRFAVAAGLVADLAKA
- a CDS encoding tetratricopeptide repeat protein, producing MVRQEKSGMQLTGAGDTGFGHYCKALGELRLFAGDPVASVDAALAEDPDFVMAHVLRAYLMLLGTEPAGVPEARASLSRALKVPMTERERAHVLAAGHYANGRLGAASRVLEDIAIENPHDLLALQVGHQLDYFTGSARMLRDRIARALPAWSEDRPGYHAMLSMQAFGLEEMGQYAEAERAGRRSVELEPRDGWGQHAVAHVLEMQGRQQEGIGWMRRDTEAWSKDSFLAIHNWWHLALYHLELGDIGEVLALYNGPIRGDRTALAMTMIDASALLWRLTLAGHDVGDRWNALADDWSPLADAGNYAFNDVHAMMAFMAAGRVDLAERVLEAQDRAVRRVDDNALFTREVGSPVTRAVKAFAEGDYAETIALMRPVRNIAYRFGGSHAQRDVLDQTLVEAAIRSGRSDLAAALAAERLAARPESPLARLMATRAARGLAA